In the genome of Myxosarcina sp. GI1, the window CACCTTCAATGGGAATATTAACAGCCCTGAGTACAATTACCATCGTTACCAAACCAGCTTCTGGAATTCCCGCCGCGCCAATGGCTGCTAAGGTTGCAGTTAGAAATATAACTACCAGGTGTCCGAAACTCAAGTTGATGCCGTAAATTTGGGCGATAAATACCGCAGCCACAGCTTCATAAAGAGCCGTTCCATCCATATTAATCGTCGCTCCCAAAGGCAGTACAAAATTGGCAATCCGATGGGAAACATGATTTTTTTCGATGACGCATTCCATTGACAGAGGTAAAGTGGCAGAACTGGAGGCAGTAGAAAAAGCCGTAGTTAATGCTGGTAGCATCCTTCTTATATAGACAAAAGGATTGCGTTTGCCGACAAACTTTAAAATTAAAGGTAAAACTACCAAACCGTGAATTAGCAAGGCAACAATTACCGTAGCGGCGTATTTACCCAAACTGGCAAACTCAGCAGCAAAACCGCCAAATCCTCCAGCCTCACCCAAACGTCCTGCAATCAAGGCAGCGATTCCTACAGGAGCGGTAAGTAAAACTAAATCGATAATCCTCATAATGGCATCGTTTAGCCCTTCTACCAAAAGAATTACTCGTTCGCCTCTCTCTCCCAACGTAGTCAGAACGCCACCGAATAACAGCGAAAAGATAATCAACGGCAGTACGTCATTGTCTACCATTGCGCCAAAAAGATTTTGTGGTAATAAGCCAATTATCACTTCTTTGAGAACGGCACCGATAGAGCTTTCTTCTTTACCCTTGATCTTGTCGGCAACTGCCAGATCTATTTGCACCCCTTGACCCGTAGCTTTGGGAGTAACTGATTCTCCTGCGGGATTAGTCCACCCAGTTACGGTAAGACTGCCTTTAGACTGTTGTTCGGGAGCGATGGTACCACGAATCTCGTTTTGGTCTTCAAGCACCGCCATATAGCGATCGTCAAATGGTTTTCTAATGGTTGCGCCATCAAAGCTAATCGTGTTGTCGTTTATTTCATAAGCGACATTCTCTAAAACCTGACCGCCTCTTAAAGCCACACGGTCTGCTTCGGTATCGGCAACTCCTGGCTGAATGATATTAACTAACAGTAAACCTAGTAAAACTGCCAAACCAGTAGTTATGGTATAAAAAATAATTGTTTTACCGCCAATGCCGCCAAGCTGACGCACATCACCCAAACCAGTAATGCTAGCAATCATTGAAGTCATCACCAAAGGGATAACTAACATTAACAAGGCATTAATAAATAGTTCCCCCAGAAAAGCAATAGAAATTCCAACTGCGGGAAGTATTCCACCTACTAAAATACCGATAACGATTCCAATTAATATCGGTATTAACAACGATTTTTGTTGTTGCTGAGTCATTATCTAATTACTTGAAAAAGTATTGAATTAATTATCGAAGTAAAAAATAGATCGTACAGTAAAGTAGACTGCGGTTTTAATACAAATTATTGCTTAAAATTTTTATCTACCTAGCCTCTATACAAAAAACAAATTTGACAAAATTAGACTTAAAACTTTGTCAATGACAAAAGTTTGCTACTATTTTGATTTATCTGTTTTTTTTTAAGTAACAGCAGCTAAATCTTTAGGTAAAGGTTCGCCAAACCACTCTATAGATAATCGATCTAATTCTCCAGACTGCTTGAGATTGGTAATAATGTTGTTAACTTTTGCCAACAGTTCTTCATCTCCTTTACGAATGCCTACATAACAGGGAGAATTTTTCATAATAAATTTCCGCTCGATTTTTTGACCTGGATTGTCTTGAATTAGTTTGGCTGCAACCACATTTCCCGTAGCGATTAAGTTTACCTGACCCGATACCAAAGCCGAAGCCGTCAAACTATTATTGGCATAGCGTTTGATATCTATTTCTTCTGGAGGTATTTTAGATATTTCCAAGTCTTCTAAAGAACCTTGAGCGACACCAACAGTTTGTCCTTTAAGTTCCTCAAAAGAAGCAACTTCAACATTTGGTCTGCCATAAACTCCAGAAAAGAAAGGTGCATAGGGTTGAGAAAAGTCAATAATTGCCGCTCGTTCTTCGTTTTTACCCAGGCTGGAAATGACTAAATCGACTCTGTCTGTTTGTAAAAAAGGAATGCGGTAATTTCCTACCACTGAAACGAGTTCTGAATCTACCCCTAACCCTTTAGCAATGCGGTTTGCTACGTCGATGTCGTAACCTCTGGGTTTCATATCGGTTCCTACCGCACCAAAAGGTGGAAAATCAGCAGGTACGGCAATTTCAATCTTTCCTGCTGCTTGTATGTCATCTAAAGTTCCTGTAGGTGCGACTTGGGCAACATCTTCAGTAGCTACCTTTGCCTGAGATTTTACCGAATCTGACTTGCTCTCAGAACAAGCAGCAATGCTGACAGTTAAAAATAAGCTGACCAAAAATAAGGCAACAAACCTCCTCATCCCGTTAGGAAATAATGCTTTTAAAAACTCTAAAGTCATGGCGATCGCGCTCCTAAGCTTTATAAGATAACTTTTTCTCTAATTGCTGACTCCAGGTAGAGAGGGGATAGCAAATAACAAAATAAATTAAGCCAGCCAGACCAAATATTAATAATGATTGCAGGGTAACGTTGTTAATTAAAGCCGCCGCCCTTGAGAGTTCGGTAAAGCCGATAATTGAAGCGAGAGAAGTTCCTTTGATTACCTGAACTAAAAAACCAATAGTTGGAGCGATGGATAATTTTACCGCCTGGGGCAAAATAATCAGTCGTAGCTGTTGCCAATAGCTAAAACCAATTGCCGCTCCTGCATTCCATTGTCCCTGGGGCAATGCTTCAATCGAGCCACGCCAAATGTCGGCTAAGAAAGCACTGGTAAATCCCGTTAAAGCCAAGGTAGCTGCTGCCAGGGGAGATAAATTTACGCCAAATACCACCGACAGCCCAAAAAAAGCCAGGAATAACTGTAGTAGTAGTGGCGTTCCTTGAAAAAATTCGACATAAATCGTGCTAATCACTCTCAGCCATTTCTTTGAAGAAATCCGCATTAGCATGACGATAAAGCCAACAATACCACCACCAATAAAAGCGATCGCCGAAAGAATTAGCGTCCACTTGGTAGCAATGACTAAATTTATAAATATACGTGAAAGCGTAAAACTATCCATGTTTAAACCACTTTTACCGTGTTTATTTTGAAGCTAGAAGTTTTTATTTTCAACCTAATTTTTTTTGCCTTTTATCTTTTAACTTTTGACTTTTAATTTTTTACTTTTGCCTGGCGGCACTATCTATCGTCTATATTTAGCAAACTCAAATACCTGATTTTCGATCGCAAAAGCCACTCCTTTAATTAGCCAGACAATAACCAAATATAAAAGTGCGATGGTAAAGTAAATTTCAAAACTGCGAAAGGTGCGAGAGTTTAAATAGTCTCCTGCATAAGTCAAGTCTTCTGCCGCGATTTGGGAGACAACGCTAGTAAATAGCACTGCCAGAATTACCTGCCCGATTAAGGCTCGATAGATATTTGCCAGTGCTGGAGGAATAACGATATAGCGGAATACTGCCAGTTTTTTAAAGCCAATTGCCATACCTGCTTCGATCTGACCTTTAGGAATACTTTCAACTCCAGCCCGTACAATTTCTGTAGAATAGGCACCAAAATTTACCGCTAAAGATAGAATTGCCGCCTGTTCTGCCGAAAGCGTAAGACCCAAATTGGGCAAGCCAAAAAAGATAAAAAATAGCTGGATTAAATAGGGAGTGTTGCGAATTATTTCTACATAAGCTAGAGCGATCGCATTAAGTATTTTATTCCCAGAAGTACGACACAAGGAACCTAATATGCCGAGCATTAGCCCGAAGGCGATCGCCAGCACCGAAATTTTTAAAGTCAGCCACGCTCCAGCCAGTAAAACATCAATGTTTTCCCAAATGACAGAAAAATCAAAAGTATAGTTCATCTTTAAATAAAAAGACTGCCTTTTATTATGTAGACTGTATACACAAACTGGCTAAAATAATGTACCAATCTATACGGTTTATTTTTGAGTTTAAAAGGTAACGAGATCGAACAAACTATTGACAAAAAAAGTTACTATACAAAAAATTCTTCATCAATTTTCTTGAGATACAACGTCTCTTCGATTCTACAGCCTACATTGTAGCGAATCATCAGCTTAGTTAATTGTCTACCATCTATTAGTACGATACGTTTACTTAAAAATTCGGCGGTTTCTTTAGCCGAAGCCGAAAAAGTTGAAGTAGTCACAAAAAGACCTTTGCTGGCTTTATGCCGATCTAAACTGCCAAAAAAATCACGAATAGCACCAGAACCTATACTATTACTAGGAATATAACGTTTTGCTTGAATGTAGACGCGATCTAATCCCAAAGCATCTTGGTCGATTACACCATCGACTCCATTGTCCCCACTTCTACCCAAAGCTTTTCCTGCTTCTTGGGTAGAACCTCCGTAACCCATACTTAATGAGCAGGATAATGATTAACCGCTCGAAAAAATCTGGAGGGCTAGCCAGAATGCGATCGAGAATTTCTTCCGCCAGTTCGACTTCAATTTGACTGTGGACGGAGCGGATAATTTCGTCGGGGGTATGACTATCATCGTTACTCGAAATATCTAGAGAATCAGATTCGGTTTTTTGAGAAGATCTATCTCTAAACTGTTTAAAACCATTAAACTGACTAAGAAAGACATTATCAATTTTAGAAGGGAGTGAATCTAATACTTTTTGACCGCACTCTGTAATTCGACAATATCCCCTTTTGGGATACTCCAGTAGTCCCGCTTTTTTTAGATAGGTTTTAGCCCAGCCTACTCGATTAGCAAAAACGGTTTGTTGTCCTGATGGAAGTAGTTCGCTTTGCTCCTCTTCTAAAAGTTTTAAATCTGTTGCCAGCGATTCAACCAAGTCACTCAACCTTATTTCTCCCTGGGCTACAGATTTCAGTACAGGAAGCATTAAAGATTGATAATCTGGTATCGTCACGACAATCTATTCTGTTAGTATTTTTCTTATTTTGCCCAAATCTTGCCAAATAATTAATGTATCAGTTAACAAACTTGCAAATCTAATGAAATGACAAAGACCGCAATTGCAATTTGTCTTTAAAGCAAAGAGCGATACATATTCACAAAACTTCATTTTAAGAAGGTAAAACTATTACAA includes:
- a CDS encoding dicarboxylate/amino acid:cation symporter; this encodes MTQQQQKSLLIPILIGIVIGILVGGILPAVGISIAFLGELFINALLMLVIPLVMTSMIASITGLGDVRQLGGIGGKTIIFYTITTGLAVLLGLLLVNIIQPGVADTEADRVALRGGQVLENVAYEINDNTISFDGATIRKPFDDRYMAVLEDQNEIRGTIAPEQQSKGSLTVTGWTNPAGESVTPKATGQGVQIDLAVADKIKGKEESSIGAVLKEVIIGLLPQNLFGAMVDNDVLPLIIFSLLFGGVLTTLGERGERVILLVEGLNDAIMRIIDLVLLTAPVGIAALIAGRLGEAGGFGGFAAEFASLGKYAATVIVALLIHGLVVLPLILKFVGKRNPFVYIRRMLPALTTAFSTASSSATLPLSMECVIEKNHVSHRIANFVLPLGATINMDGTALYEAVAAVFIAQIYGINLSFGHLVVIFLTATLAAIGAAGIPEAGLVTMVIVLRAVNIPIEGVSLILVIDWFLDRCRTTVNVWGDCVGAGVIDRLERGTGKPATVEEPAVIPSGV
- a CDS encoding transporter substrate-binding domain-containing protein, coding for MTLEFLKALFPNGMRRFVALFLVSLFLTVSIAACSESKSDSVKSQAKVATEDVAQVAPTGTLDDIQAAGKIEIAVPADFPPFGAVGTDMKPRGYDIDVANRIAKGLGVDSELVSVVGNYRIPFLQTDRVDLVISSLGKNEERAAIIDFSQPYAPFFSGVYGRPNVEVASFEELKGQTVGVAQGSLEDLEISKIPPEEIDIKRYANNSLTASALVSGQVNLIATGNVVAAKLIQDNPGQKIERKFIMKNSPCYVGIRKGDEELLAKVNNIITNLKQSGELDRLSIEWFGEPLPKDLAAVT
- a CDS encoding amino acid ABC transporter permease — its product is MDSFTLSRIFINLVIATKWTLILSAIAFIGGGIVGFIVMLMRISSKKWLRVISTIYVEFFQGTPLLLQLFLAFFGLSVVFGVNLSPLAAATLALTGFTSAFLADIWRGSIEALPQGQWNAGAAIGFSYWQQLRLIILPQAVKLSIAPTIGFLVQVIKGTSLASIIGFTELSRAAALINNVTLQSLLIFGLAGLIYFVICYPLSTWSQQLEKKLSYKA
- a CDS encoding amino acid ABC transporter permease, which produces MNYTFDFSVIWENIDVLLAGAWLTLKISVLAIAFGLMLGILGSLCRTSGNKILNAIALAYVEIIRNTPYLIQLFFIFFGLPNLGLTLSAEQAAILSLAVNFGAYSTEIVRAGVESIPKGQIEAGMAIGFKKLAVFRYIVIPPALANIYRALIGQVILAVLFTSVVSQIAAEDLTYAGDYLNSRTFRSFEIYFTIALLYLVIVWLIKGVAFAIENQVFEFAKYRR
- a CDS encoding restriction endonuclease; this translates as MGYGGSTQEAGKALGRSGDNGVDGVIDQDALGLDRVYIQAKRYIPSNSIGSGAIRDFFGSLDRHKASKGLFVTTSTFSASAKETAEFLSKRIVLIDGRQLTKLMIRYNVGCRIEETLYLKKIDEEFFV
- a CDS encoding winged helix-turn-helix domain-containing protein; the encoded protein is MTIPDYQSLMLPVLKSVAQGEIRLSDLVESLATDLKLLEEEQSELLPSGQQTVFANRVGWAKTYLKKAGLLEYPKRGYCRITECGQKVLDSLPSKIDNVFLSQFNGFKQFRDRSSQKTESDSLDISSNDDSHTPDEIIRSVHSQIEVELAEEILDRILASPPDFFERLIIILLIKYGLRRFYPRSRKSFG